From a single Natronorubrum tibetense GA33 genomic region:
- the bioD gene encoding dethiobiotin synthase: protein MSETSTTTAIVGTGTGIGKTVVTAGLTRWLREQGVDARAIKPAQTGYPPDDDAGFVAEACGEDEAATCPRYLEPALAPRVAAAEAGETLTYDSILSACEDAIADTSHPIVEGIGGLRVPLAEDREVIDLVADLEATAVVVTRSGLGTLNHTALSVEALERRGIDITGIVCNEYAGETVAERTNPAELERMTGYDVETVAPLDGETPRALATGVESALSSDFLERVLIADG from the coding sequence ATGAGCGAGACCAGCACCACGACCGCGATCGTCGGAACCGGCACCGGTATCGGGAAGACCGTCGTGACCGCCGGGCTCACCCGCTGGCTCCGCGAGCAGGGAGTCGACGCTCGAGCAATCAAACCCGCCCAGACCGGCTATCCGCCGGACGACGACGCGGGCTTCGTCGCGGAGGCGTGCGGAGAGGACGAGGCCGCGACCTGTCCGCGCTATCTCGAGCCCGCACTCGCACCGCGCGTGGCCGCGGCCGAAGCCGGCGAGACGCTCACGTACGACTCGATTCTGTCGGCGTGCGAAGATGCGATCGCGGACACGTCACACCCGATCGTCGAGGGGATCGGCGGTCTTCGAGTACCGCTAGCTGAAGATCGCGAGGTGATCGACCTCGTCGCCGACCTCGAGGCGACCGCCGTCGTCGTCACCCGCTCGGGGCTCGGCACGCTCAATCACACCGCGCTCTCGGTCGAGGCGCTCGAGCGCCGCGGCATCGACATCACCGGCATCGTCTGCAACGAGTACGCCGGTGAGACGGTCGCCGAACGGACCAACCCCGCCGAACTCGAGCGCATGACCGGCTACGACGTCGAGACGGTGGCGCCGCTCGACGGTGAGACGCCGCGAGCGCTGGCTACCGGCGTCGAAAGCGCGCTCTCGTCGGACTTTTTGGAACGGGTTCTGATCGCTGACGGCTGA
- a CDS encoding replication factor C large subunit, whose amino-acid sequence MSDWTEKYRPTTLSEVRGNNKARDSLEEWAKTWDDHRKAVIVHGSPGIGKTSAAHALANDMGWPVMELNASDSRGADVIERVAGEASKSGTLTAGGAGRRLVIMDEADNFHGNADYGGSREVTRVVKEANQPVILVANEFYDMSKSLRNSCETIEFRDVSKRSIVPVLRDICRREGVEFEEEALEKISESTSGDLRSAVNDLQAVAEEADRLTVDDVVTSQRDRTEGIFDFLDTVIKEATAEEALRASYDVDENPDEMLNWIEDNMPKDYEGAELADAYGYLANADRWLGRVRATQNYSYWRYATDNMTAGVAASRREPKGGWTRYGPPSYWSKLGRTKGTRNTRDAIAERIAEQEGTSVATARREILPFLSAMTHHCTNRDLTVRMAATYDLDEKEVSFITGSGKDTNKVQSVVEDAEELLTEETVEHSGSAFFDTGDSSDDETADIDSNGESDTDTSDDENDQETLTAVADSGNEDGESDTGSPAADPEPDDDQSGLSDFM is encoded by the coding sequence ATGAGCGACTGGACCGAGAAGTACCGTCCGACCACGCTGTCGGAGGTACGCGGAAACAACAAGGCCCGCGACAGCCTCGAGGAGTGGGCGAAAACCTGGGACGATCACCGAAAAGCCGTGATCGTCCACGGGAGTCCGGGCATCGGGAAGACCTCGGCGGCCCACGCGCTGGCCAACGACATGGGCTGGCCCGTGATGGAACTCAACGCCAGCGACAGCCGCGGAGCCGACGTTATCGAGCGGGTCGCCGGCGAGGCCTCGAAGAGCGGGACCCTCACGGCGGGCGGCGCCGGCCGGCGACTCGTGATCATGGACGAGGCGGACAACTTCCACGGCAACGCCGACTACGGCGGCTCTCGAGAGGTCACTCGCGTCGTCAAGGAGGCCAACCAGCCGGTGATCCTCGTGGCCAACGAGTTCTACGACATGAGTAAGTCGCTGCGCAATAGCTGCGAGACGATCGAGTTCCGGGACGTCTCGAAACGCTCGATCGTCCCCGTCTTGCGGGACATCTGCCGACGTGAGGGCGTCGAGTTCGAGGAGGAAGCGTTAGAAAAGATCTCCGAGTCGACGAGCGGCGACCTGCGATCGGCGGTCAACGACCTGCAGGCTGTCGCCGAAGAAGCCGATCGGCTAACCGTCGACGACGTCGTCACGAGCCAGCGCGACCGGACCGAAGGCATCTTCGACTTCCTCGATACGGTCATCAAGGAGGCGACCGCCGAGGAGGCGCTGCGGGCGTCCTACGACGTCGACGAGAATCCCGACGAGATGCTCAACTGGATCGAGGACAACATGCCGAAGGACTACGAGGGGGCGGAGCTGGCCGACGCCTACGGCTACCTCGCGAACGCCGACCGCTGGCTCGGCCGCGTTCGCGCTACCCAGAACTACTCCTACTGGCGCTACGCGACGGACAACATGACCGCCGGTGTCGCCGCCTCCCGACGCGAACCGAAAGGCGGCTGGACCCGCTACGGCCCGCCGAGTTACTGGTCGAAACTCGGCCGCACCAAGGGGACGCGGAACACCCGTGACGCCATCGCGGAACGTATCGCCGAACAGGAGGGAACGAGCGTCGCCACTGCACGACGGGAGATCCTCCCGTTCCTTTCGGCGATGACCCATCACTGCACGAACCGCGACCTCACCGTTCGGATGGCCGCAACCTACGATCTCGACGAAAAGGAGGTGTCGTTCATCACCGGCAGCGGGAAAGACACCAACAAGGTCCAGTCGGTCGTCGAGGACGCCGAAGAACTGCTCACCGAGGAGACCGTCGAACACTCCGGCAGCGCGTTCTTCGACACCGGTGACTCGAGCGACGACGAGACGGCCGACATCGACTCGAACGGGGAGAGCGACACGGACACATCCGACGACGAAAACGATCAGGAGACGCTGACCGCGGTCGCCGATTCGGGGAACGAAGACGGCGAGTCCGATACCGGCTCGCCAGCGGCAGATCCCGAACCGGACGACGACCAGTCCGGACTGAGCGACTTCATGTGA
- a CDS encoding PIN domain-containing protein, translated as MYAETDFLLALIKDDDWLGDAAESVYRDRRDELWTSQFTLIELLLVAYREDRDTERVVTNAANLVEVRGDVDTVVAAATYVEDHGFTPFDALHLVESDGDTIVSSDDTYEGVTSRLDLKTVGEQ; from the coding sequence ATGTACGCGGAAACCGACTTTCTGCTGGCGCTCATCAAGGACGACGACTGGCTCGGAGATGCCGCCGAGTCGGTATATCGAGACCGACGAGACGAGTTGTGGACGTCACAGTTCACACTTATCGAACTGCTTCTGGTTGCCTACCGCGAGGACCGAGACACCGAACGCGTCGTCACGAACGCCGCCAACCTCGTCGAGGTACGCGGTGACGTCGATACCGTCGTCGCCGCGGCAACGTACGTCGAAGATCACGGCTTCACGCCGTTCGACGCGCTTCACCTCGTCGAATCGGACGGCGATACGATCGTCTCGAGCGACGACACGTACGAGGGCGTTACGTCCCGTCTCGACCTGAAGACGGTCGGCGAGCAGTGA
- a CDS encoding AbrB/MazE/SpoVT family DNA-binding domain-containing protein: MTDASLDDRGRLTLPKEVRERYGDRYHIVQLHDGIKLVPIADDPLDALRDEFTDVDKSADELRENARKAALDEAGR, encoded by the coding sequence ATGACCGATGCGTCGCTAGACGACCGCGGTCGTCTCACGCTCCCGAAGGAAGTCCGAGAACGATACGGCGACCGATATCACATTGTTCAACTTCACGACGGAATCAAATTAGTTCCAATCGCTGACGATCCGCTCGACGCGCTCAGAGACGAGTTCACGGACGTCGACAAGTCGGCCGACGAACTTCGTGAAAACGCACGAAAAGCGGCCCTCGACGAAGCCGGGCGATAA
- a CDS encoding competence/damage-inducible protein A, with amino-acid sequence MNVAIVTVGDELLAGTTTNTNAAWLSSQITERGSTVERILTIPDDRALIADYVARWADAFDAVVVTGGIGGTPDDVTVEAVADGLDRNLVVHERIRDRLLEKAAAFREENPDLVEEYDLDLDLDAAASIPEGATPLVTDAGWAPGCVVENIYVLAGIPDEMKATFAEVADEFRGGGVARTIYTPAPEGSLHDALEGVTDQFDVAVGSYPRSEDRPGRIRVRGTDENAVEGAIAWLRERVETTESPACE; translated from the coding sequence ATGAACGTCGCGATCGTCACCGTCGGTGACGAGTTACTCGCCGGGACGACGACGAACACGAACGCCGCCTGGCTATCGAGCCAGATTACCGAGCGCGGGAGCACCGTCGAACGGATCCTGACGATTCCCGACGACCGAGCGCTCATCGCCGACTACGTCGCTCGCTGGGCCGACGCCTTCGACGCCGTCGTCGTCACTGGCGGGATCGGGGGGACGCCCGACGACGTCACCGTCGAAGCCGTCGCGGACGGACTAGACCGAAACCTCGTCGTCCACGAGCGAATCAGAGACCGACTGCTCGAGAAGGCGGCCGCGTTCCGGGAGGAGAACCCGGATCTAGTCGAGGAGTACGACCTGGACCTCGATCTCGACGCCGCGGCGTCGATCCCCGAGGGCGCGACGCCGCTCGTCACCGACGCGGGGTGGGCTCCGGGTTGTGTCGTCGAGAACATCTACGTCCTCGCAGGCATCCCCGACGAAATGAAGGCCACGTTCGCAGAAGTCGCCGACGAATTTCGGGGCGGCGGCGTCGCCCGAACGATTTACACGCCTGCACCCGAAGGGTCGCTCCACGACGCGCTCGAGGGCGTGACCGACCAGTTCGACGTCGCCGTCGGTAGCTATCCGCGCAGCGAGGATCGCCCGGGCCGAATCCGCGTGCGTGGAACGGACGAGAATGCGGTCGAGGGGGCGATAGCGTGGCTCCGAGAGCGCGTCGAGACGACGGAGTCGCCCGCGTGCGAGTGA
- a CDS encoding DUF7521 family protein, with protein sequence MNEIVDAILMLMQMAVFALSLGLTLISFQSYTQTKSKRLESAFIGFAFLSMGVGLTTINSQLSSAPTAFYIAETVPFIVGFGMLYLSLYR encoded by the coding sequence ATGAACGAGATCGTCGACGCGATCCTGATGCTGATGCAGATGGCCGTCTTCGCGCTCTCGCTCGGACTGACGCTTATCAGCTTTCAGTCGTACACACAGACCAAATCGAAGCGGCTGGAATCCGCGTTCATCGGGTTCGCTTTTCTCAGTATGGGTGTCGGACTCACGACGATCAACTCCCAGCTTTCGTCGGCGCCGACGGCGTTTTACATAGCCGAGACGGTTCCTTTCATCGTCGGGTTCGGCATGCTCTACCTGTCGCTCTATCGCTGA
- a CDS encoding ArsR/SmtB family transcription factor, translated as MDDESSIEEILNTIGDEHARTVLASISREPGSAKELAERLELSQPTIYRRLELLEENELIKDRTLVADDGNHYKEFTCNFNSTVISLEDDEYDIRIFREENLPDRFTKLWDELGVK; from the coding sequence ATGGATGACGAGTCCTCCATCGAGGAAATTCTGAATACGATCGGGGACGAGCACGCTCGAACCGTCCTCGCCTCGATCAGCCGCGAACCCGGCTCCGCGAAAGAACTCGCCGAGCGCCTCGAACTCTCTCAGCCGACGATCTATCGACGCCTCGAACTGCTCGAGGAGAACGAACTGATCAAGGATCGAACCCTCGTCGCGGACGACGGGAACCACTACAAAGAGTTCACGTGTAACTTCAACAGCACCGTCATCTCGTTAGAAGACGACGAGTACGACATCCGTATCTTCCGGGAAGAGAACCTACCGGATCGCTTCACGAAGCTCTGGGACGAACTCGGTGTGAAATAA
- a CDS encoding DUF7835 family putative zinc beta-ribbon protein: MATTGGVSNGMTEPCDVCETSTLHEVSIQLVTESMNEDNAQYSREPYRVRECTRCGNRDSQRMNNA, translated from the coding sequence ATGGCAACGACAGGTGGCGTATCAAACGGGATGACCGAACCGTGTGATGTCTGTGAAACCAGTACCCTACACGAGGTCAGCATCCAACTCGTGACAGAGAGCATGAACGAAGACAACGCGCAGTACTCTCGCGAGCCCTACCGGGTCCGAGAGTGTACACGGTGTGGCAACCGCGACAGTCAGCGAATGAATAACGCGTAA
- a CDS encoding helix-turn-helix domain-containing protein, giving the protein MSGRGPKRELAEKIAGEITLSDDPGATLRKWRTDFDISQTDLASELDISSSVISDYESGRRESPGIGVVRRLVRGLLTIDERRGGDRIRQYGRVLSAGFDSDVVYDLQEYATSIPLERLHDDLDATVVSPGNTDHISGHTVIDSIEAITRLSSEEFFRLYGQSTNRVLVFTNVTRGEGVGIALRVLNPTPNAVILHGLEEDELWDHAAELARIDGYSLAVTNAGLDEMLERLASLE; this is encoded by the coding sequence ATGAGCGGCCGTGGGCCAAAACGAGAACTCGCGGAGAAGATTGCCGGGGAGATCACGCTGAGCGACGACCCTGGTGCCACCCTACGCAAATGGCGGACCGATTTCGACATCTCCCAAACCGATCTGGCGTCGGAGCTGGACATCTCCTCGTCGGTTATCTCCGATTACGAGAGCGGCCGGCGCGAGAGTCCCGGTATCGGTGTCGTGCGCCGACTCGTCAGGGGACTGCTGACGATCGACGAACGACGGGGTGGCGACCGCATCCGACAGTACGGCCGCGTCCTATCGGCCGGCTTCGACAGCGACGTCGTCTACGATCTCCAGGAGTACGCGACCTCGATCCCCCTCGAGCGACTCCACGACGACCTCGACGCAACCGTGGTCTCCCCGGGCAACACCGACCACATCAGCGGCCACACAGTGATCGATAGCATCGAGGCGATCACCCGCCTCTCGAGCGAGGAGTTCTTTCGACTCTACGGCCAGAGCACGAACCGAGTGCTGGTATTCACCAACGTCACGCGCGGCGAAGGCGTCGGCATCGCGCTGCGCGTCCTCAACCCGACACCGAACGCCGTGATCCTCCACGGTCTCGAGGAAGACGAACTGTGGGACCACGCGGCGGAACTCGCCCGCATCGACGGCTACTCGCTCGCCGTGACCAACGCCGGGCTAGACGAGATGCTCGAACGACTCGCCAGCCTCGAGTGA
- a CDS encoding GIDE domain-containing protein — translation MSVPSSGVAAYSSITGLDLLALLLLLHVWFVGVGLAAYSERSGLPWSQRIDLSIRQYAFLALLATVVTWLPFALGGTYPVALGGARSERRLAIVLLVGSFAAVWAGFYYAGGAVTTLRSYAAVRRTPVVDAAAVETGHIQVSGTVRASTDSHEAPLSGRDAVCYDLTVARDLVEDESTPKGDDFGAGGSTGLLSSAFRETIPVNNVRTTFVLEDETGRVAVDPTDAALRLETETTTIVPSGDRPSGSLLRYLVRETEYEPTERRERYRETRIEPGEELSVIGVARPNSSIESIDTAELIARGESGDSPESHAESGPTSLTDLRPTTLPTITASDSFGEFVVASGCERSVDHQFRRTIAGCVLAAVALTGTGISVLWLLAGHS, via the coding sequence ATGTCGGTCCCGTCATCGGGCGTCGCCGCGTACTCGTCGATCACGGGACTGGACCTGCTCGCACTCCTCTTGCTCCTCCACGTCTGGTTCGTCGGCGTCGGTCTCGCGGCCTACAGCGAACGCTCCGGACTCCCCTGGAGTCAGCGCATCGACCTCAGCATCCGCCAGTACGCATTCCTCGCGTTGCTCGCGACGGTCGTCACCTGGCTTCCGTTCGCGCTCGGCGGCACGTACCCGGTGGCTCTCGGCGGCGCTCGAAGTGAGCGACGGCTCGCTATCGTCCTGCTGGTCGGGAGTTTCGCCGCAGTCTGGGCCGGATTCTACTACGCGGGCGGCGCGGTGACCACGCTCCGGTCGTACGCCGCCGTCCGGCGAACACCCGTCGTCGACGCCGCCGCCGTCGAAACGGGGCACATTCAGGTTTCGGGAACGGTTCGAGCGTCGACGGACTCGCACGAAGCCCCGCTCTCGGGTCGCGACGCCGTCTGTTACGACCTGACCGTCGCTCGAGACCTCGTCGAAGACGAGTCGACGCCGAAGGGCGACGACTTCGGGGCCGGCGGTTCGACTGGCTTGCTCTCGTCGGCGTTCCGGGAAACGATTCCCGTCAATAATGTTCGAACGACGTTCGTTCTCGAGGACGAGACCGGCCGGGTCGCCGTCGACCCGACGGACGCCGCGCTCCGACTCGAGACCGAGACGACGACGATCGTCCCCAGCGGCGACCGCCCGTCCGGATCGCTGCTCCGGTATCTCGTCCGTGAGACCGAGTACGAGCCGACCGAGCGCCGAGAGCGCTACCGAGAAACGAGGATCGAACCGGGTGAGGAACTGTCGGTCATCGGCGTCGCTCGTCCCAACTCGTCCATCGAATCGATCGATACTGCGGAACTAATCGCACGAGGAGAGTCGGGGGACAGCCCCGAGAGTCACGCCGAGTCCGGACCGACGTCGCTGACTGATTTGCGACCGACGACGCTCCCGACGATCACGGCCAGCGACTCGTTCGGCGAGTTCGTCGTCGCCAGCGGGTGCGAGCGCAGCGTCGACCACCAGTTTCGGCGAACGATCGCCGGCTGTGTGCTCGCGGCGGTCGCGTTGACGGGAACCGGGATCAGTGTCCTGTGGCTCCTGGCCGGTCACAGCTGA
- the gcvH gene encoding glycine cleavage system protein GcvH, whose translation MSFEIPDDRRYLESHEWALEENGTVRVGISDFAQDELGDVVFVELPEAGDELTQEDEFGVIESIKAVSDLYAPVSGEVTAINEDLFDAPELVNEDPFGEGWMLEIDADDTDELQALLSAEEYEDQIA comes from the coding sequence ATGAGTTTCGAAATTCCCGACGACAGACGCTATCTGGAATCGCACGAGTGGGCACTCGAGGAAAACGGCACCGTCCGAGTCGGCATCTCCGACTTCGCACAGGACGAACTCGGCGACGTGGTCTTCGTCGAACTCCCCGAGGCTGGCGACGAACTCACGCAGGAAGACGAGTTCGGCGTCATCGAATCGATCAAGGCCGTCTCGGACCTCTACGCGCCGGTCAGCGGCGAGGTAACGGCCATTAACGAGGACCTGTTTGACGCCCCAGAACTCGTCAACGAGGACCCCTTCGGAGAGGGCTGGATGCTCGAGATCGACGCCGACGACACCGACGAACTCCAGGCCCTGCTGAGCGCCGAGGAGTACGAAGACCAGATCGCTTGA
- the gcvT gene encoding glycine cleavage system aminomethyltransferase GcvT, giving the protein MPLQTPPLRGIHAEQGAKFTEFGGWDMPVEFDSIRTEHEAVREDVGIFDVSHMGQIHVTGPDATELMQRLTSNDISRLEVGDSQYAAITDEEGHIIDDTVVYRLPDDDEVVDQPTYLFVPNAGTDEATHERWIGYRNEWGLEATVDNRTDEYAMFAVQGPNAADLVADVTEESVTDLSRFEAQYGTIDDVSCWIARTGYTGEDGFELIVPWSEATEIWSLFDCQPCGLGARDTLRIEAGLLLAGQDFDLESNPRTPYETGIGFTVDLDTDFVGRDALERVSEDGVEEQLVGFQLIDRGVPRHGYDITNTEGRVIGSVTSGTMSPSLEKAIGLGYVPTEYAEPGTTLQVVVRGQSKKARVETTPFIDTV; this is encoded by the coding sequence ATGCCGCTTCAGACGCCGCCGTTACGTGGGATTCACGCCGAGCAAGGCGCGAAGTTCACGGAGTTTGGCGGCTGGGATATGCCGGTCGAGTTCGATTCGATCCGGACGGAACACGAGGCCGTCCGCGAGGATGTCGGCATTTTCGACGTCTCGCACATGGGCCAGATTCACGTCACCGGACCGGACGCGACCGAGTTGATGCAACGGCTCACTTCGAACGACATCAGCCGACTCGAGGTCGGTGACTCCCAGTACGCTGCGATCACCGACGAGGAGGGACACATCATCGACGACACCGTCGTCTATCGGTTGCCGGACGACGACGAAGTCGTCGACCAGCCGACTTATCTCTTCGTTCCCAACGCCGGAACCGACGAGGCGACCCACGAACGGTGGATCGGCTACCGCAACGAGTGGGGGCTCGAGGCGACCGTCGACAACCGAACCGACGAGTACGCCATGTTCGCCGTGCAGGGACCGAACGCGGCCGATCTCGTTGCGGACGTCACCGAGGAATCCGTCACCGACCTCTCCCGGTTCGAGGCCCAGTACGGAACGATCGACGACGTCAGCTGCTGGATCGCCCGGACGGGTTACACCGGCGAGGACGGCTTCGAACTGATCGTTCCGTGGTCGGAAGCGACGGAGATCTGGTCGCTGTTCGACTGCCAGCCCTGCGGACTCGGCGCTCGAGACACGTTGCGGATCGAGGCGGGGCTCTTGTTGGCCGGACAGGACTTCGACCTCGAGTCGAATCCGCGAACTCCCTACGAGACCGGTATCGGCTTCACGGTGGATCTGGACACCGATTTCGTCGGCCGGGACGCCCTCGAGCGGGTCAGCGAGGACGGCGTCGAGGAGCAACTCGTCGGCTTCCAGCTGATCGACCGCGGCGTCCCCCGTCACGGCTACGACATCACGAACACCGAGGGCCGGGTCATCGGCTCCGTCACGAGCGGGACGATGAGCCCGTCGCTCGAGAAGGCGATTGGGCTCGGCTACGTGCCGACCGAATACGCGGAGCCGGGGACGACCCTGCAGGTCGTCGTCCGCGGCCAGTCGAAAAAGGCAAGAGTTGAAACAACACCCTTCATCGATACCGTATAA
- a CDS encoding serine hydrolase domain-containing protein, with product MIGPFAVGTGDAADAQEVDGDEPLEPKVIDSMIEETITEHDVAGATVAYVEGDEIVHAEGYGYADYETGESVDPDETSFMIGSVSKLLVWTAVMQGVEDGTLDLDEPVGTYLDAYEFEGDDEVTLAHLATHSGGYDDRFEGIFVQEHSEIDEWEEKLESEMPPQIWEPGETISYSNHGTVLAGLVVQEAYGKPLESHIEDEIFNPLGMDSATFVQPAPEDRTLSKGHVPVDDGFETRDPTIVGIPPAGSVSATGPDMGAFALAKLQDGAVEHDGENVQILEPASVVEMFDQQATNHPGVQGLGYGYMLSEYRGEQLVMHTGGTEYFHTLFVLFPEHDVGLFVSFNSMAPFDDVLDGFIDERFVPAESSIESDPATADRADEYAGEYRMTTFQTTHEKFLGLAQGTVTASVTDDGVLELTSSAGEKTRWVEVEPGVFEPKTDDDASFGQTSVAIEDGYLYMNAPAPPFERLSWYETAGFQVSLAGAVIVTLLSTIVIWPINAYRHRGWGAMRGYLNRPRLAILGCVALLVAFIGGVALNPPFDMASWVYGFSLWQRLTFVLLYVLAIGAVVTVVSVGIEWQRVFVARDLDAGSTSRYGLVYLTTLVMALLVLLWQAWYWNLFTAAF from the coding sequence ATGATTGGGCCATTCGCAGTGGGTACCGGGGACGCTGCGGATGCACAAGAAGTGGATGGTGACGAACCACTTGAACCGAAGGTTATCGATTCGATGATTGAGGAGACGATAACTGAACACGACGTGGCAGGGGCAACGGTCGCGTACGTGGAGGGAGACGAGATCGTCCACGCTGAGGGCTATGGGTATGCCGACTACGAGACGGGTGAGTCTGTCGATCCGGATGAAACCTCCTTCATGATCGGATCGGTCTCGAAATTGCTGGTCTGGACCGCGGTAATGCAGGGCGTAGAAGATGGCACGCTCGACCTCGATGAACCAGTCGGGACGTACCTCGATGCCTACGAGTTCGAAGGCGACGACGAGGTAACGCTTGCACACCTTGCAACGCACTCAGGAGGATACGATGACCGCTTCGAAGGGATCTTCGTCCAGGAACACAGCGAGATCGATGAATGGGAAGAAAAACTCGAATCGGAGATGCCGCCACAGATCTGGGAGCCTGGCGAGACGATCTCGTATTCGAACCACGGTACCGTCCTTGCCGGCCTCGTCGTTCAGGAAGCGTACGGCAAACCCCTCGAGTCCCACATTGAGGACGAAATTTTCAACCCACTGGGGATGGACAGCGCCACGTTTGTCCAACCCGCTCCAGAAGACCGAACGCTTTCGAAGGGGCACGTCCCGGTCGACGACGGGTTCGAAACGCGTGATCCGACGATCGTTGGTATTCCGCCAGCTGGTTCGGTGAGTGCCACCGGACCCGACATGGGTGCATTTGCGCTCGCTAAACTCCAGGACGGAGCAGTCGAACACGACGGTGAAAATGTCCAGATCCTCGAGCCTGCGTCAGTCGTGGAGATGTTCGATCAGCAGGCGACGAATCATCCAGGTGTACAAGGATTGGGATACGGGTATATGTTGAGCGAATATCGTGGCGAGCAACTTGTCATGCATACCGGTGGAACCGAGTACTTTCACACGTTGTTCGTCTTGTTTCCCGAACACGACGTTGGTCTCTTCGTGAGCTTCAATTCGATGGCACCCTTCGACGATGTCCTCGACGGATTCATCGACGAGCGATTCGTACCGGCCGAGAGTTCGATCGAATCGGACCCGGCGACGGCTGATCGAGCGGACGAGTACGCCGGGGAGTACCGGATGACAACGTTCCAGACGACACACGAAAAGTTCCTGGGGCTGGCTCAAGGGACAGTGACGGCCTCCGTGACCGATGACGGCGTGCTCGAACTCACATCATCAGCAGGTGAGAAGACTCGATGGGTCGAGGTCGAACCGGGCGTTTTCGAGCCCAAAACCGACGATGATGCAAGCTTCGGCCAGACGAGCGTGGCGATCGAAGATGGCTACCTCTACATGAACGCACCAGCACCACCATTCGAACGCCTCTCGTGGTACGAGACGGCGGGTTTCCAGGTCAGTCTCGCCGGCGCAGTTATTGTGACCCTCCTCTCAACGATTGTCATCTGGCCGATCAACGCCTATCGACACCGCGGTTGGGGAGCGATGCGCGGGTATCTGAACCGCCCTCGCCTCGCAATCTTGGGATGTGTTGCCCTTCTGGTGGCGTTTATCGGTGGCGTCGCGTTGAATCCGCCGTTCGATATGGCGTCCTGGGTGTACGGCTTCTCGCTCTGGCAACGGCTGACGTTCGTGCTGCTGTACGTCTTGGCCATCGGAGCCGTAGTCACGGTGGTCTCGGTTGGCATTGAGTGGCAACGAGTTTTCGTCGCCCGCGACCTCGATGCAGGATCAACTAGCCGGTACGGTCTGGTATATCTGACCACGCTGGTAATGGCACTTCTCGTCTTACTCTGGCAAGCGTGGTACTGGAATCTATTCACAGCGGCGTTTTGA